The following coding sequences lie in one Arachis hypogaea cultivar Tifrunner chromosome 9, arahy.Tifrunner.gnm2.J5K5, whole genome shotgun sequence genomic window:
- the LOC112709463 gene encoding uncharacterized protein, with protein MHPVASPSFAVDLSGNIGDEVRFGEHLPTEVHCPTPAGVGDGLFDDPDDDDVEPDMITDDSGDDLGTTGPRRATGRSSSGTQQYPPHFSVLDLDAMRQDENAVQACGFGARDTKGSAGMTEFQVGQQFQDKDEALLSVKTYSIRRGVQYKVVESDYRMYVGKCSEFGNGCTWLIRLSLRQRKGIWEVKRYNGPHTCLATSISSDHRSLDYHVIATFIMPMVRADAAVNIKVLQNATAAHFGFRPTYRRVWMAKQKAVAVIYGDWDESYNELPRWVLGVQLTMPGTVAVLRTCPVRVGGQLDESQYGGTLLVAIAQDGNSNILPVAFALVEGENAESWSFFLSHLHEHVTPQPGLLVISDRHNGIKASLEAPDGGWLPPAAYRAFCIRHVAANFALTFKGKDARRLLVNAAYAKTEVEFDYWFDILRSENQAMCDWANRIEYSLWTQYCDEGRRFGHMTTNISECVNSILKGVRNLPVCSLVKATYGRLAELFVRKGREAEAQMGTGQQFSQYLVKCIEANLKTARCFTVTVYDRDNSEYTVAETTPTGSFSLGTYRVSLGSKTCDCGYFQALHFPCPHTLACCAYSRLTWQPYVHQVYRLSSVFGVYQMGFTPLIPEGFWPPYAGPTVIPDPNMRRAREGRPRSTRFAPTWMMQIRTAQRGVASAGSQDTPVVVVHKPQAQAGLLGINRRFGLSVFISYLSAYVFYFN; from the exons ATGCATCCTGTTGCCTCCCCTTCGTTTGCCGTGGATCTGAGCGGCAATATTGGAGACGAGGTTCGATTTGGGGAACATCTTCCCACCGAAGTGCATTGTCCTACACCGGCCGGTGTTGGTGATGGTTTGTTTGATGATCCAGATGACGAtgacgtcgagccggatatgatcaCTGATGATAGCGGCGATGATCTTGGAACTACTGGTCCGAGAAGGGCTACAGGTAGAtctagttctggcacacagcagtatccaccccATTTTTCCGTGTTAGACTTGGATGCCATGCGGCAGGACGAAAATGCTGTGCAGGCCTGTGGATTTGGGGCTAGAGATACCAAGGGGTCTGCCGGTATGACCGAGTTCCAGGTTGGCCaacaatttcaggataaagatgaggcgctGTTGAGTGTGAAGACGTACAGCATCCGCCGAGGGGTCCAGTACAAGGTCGTTGAGTCAGACTACCGCATGTATGTGggaaagtgttctgagtttgggaatgggtgcacatggctgATTAGGTTGAGTCTCCGACAGCGGAAGGGTATCTGGGAAGTGAAGCGGTACAACGGACCGCATACCTGTCTCGCCACCTCCATCTCCAGCGACCATAGGAGTCTGGACTACCATGTGATAGCCACATTCATTATGCcgatggttagggctgatgccGCTGTCAATATCAAGGTGCTTCAAAATGCCACGGCCGCACACTTTGGGTTCAGGCCAACGTACAGGAGGgtatggatggcgaagcagaaggccgttGCCGTCATATATGGGGACTGGGACgagtcgtacaacgagctcccTAGGTGGGTTTTAGGAGTTCAGCTGACAATGCCTGGCACAGTAGCCGTCCTCAGGACTTGCCCTGTTCGAGTTGGGGGACAGCTTGACGAGTCTCAG TACGGGGGAACGTTGCTagtcgcgattgcacaggacggaaACTCCAACATACTCCCCGTGGCATTTGCACTAGTTGAGGGTGAGAATGCAGAGTCAtggtctttctttctttcccacCTCCATGAGCACGTCACACCTCAGCCGGGTCTGTTAgttatttcagataggcataacggcatcaaggcatCCCTTGAGGCTCCGGATGGGGGATGGCTACCCCCAGCTGCATACCGGGCGTTCTGCATTCGACACGTTGCAGCGAATTTTGCACTGACGTTCAAGGGAAAAGATGCCCGGAGGCTTCTCGTTAACGCTGCATATGCGAAGACCGAAGTGGAGTTCGACTACTGGTTTGACATTCTGCGCTCTGAGAATCAGGCAATGTGTGACTGGGCGAACCGAATTGAGTATTCGTTGTGGACACAGTACTGTGATGAGGGTCGGAGATTCGGGCACATGACGACAAATATTTCGGAGTGTGTCAACTCAATCCTGAAGGGGGTAAGAAACCTCCCTGTTTGCTCGCTGGTGAAGGCCACATACGGAAGGCTTGCTGAGCTATTTGTCCGTAAGGGTAGGGAGGCCGAGGCTCAGATGGGTActggacaacaattcagtcaataCCTAGTAAAGTGTATCGAGGCCAACCTGAAGACagccaggtgcttcacggtgactgtTTACGACAGGGATAACTCGGAGTACACCGTGGCTGAGACAACTCCGACAGGTTCATTCTCACTTGGTACGTACAGGGTCTCACTCGGGTCTAAGACTTGTGATTGTGGATACTTCCAAgcacttcatttcccgtgtcCTCACACACTGGCTTGCTGTGCTTATTCACGTCTTACGTGGCAGCCTTATGTCCACCAGGTATATCGGCTTAGTTCCGTTTTCGGTGTCTATCAGATGGGATTTACACCTCTCATTccggagggtttctggccacctTATGCCGGGCCTACCGTTATACCGGATCCGAATATGAGGCGTGCGAGGGAAGGTCGTCCTAGGTCCACACGATTCGCACCAACATGGATGATGCAGATCCGAACCGCCCAAAGAGGTGTGGCCTCTGCAGGCAGCCAGGACACACCCGTCGTAGTTGTCCACAAGCCGCAGGCCCAAGCGGGATTGCTGGGAATTAATAGGAGATTTGGTTTGTCTGTTTTTATTTCTTACTTATCAGCATATGTATTTTACTTCAATTAG